A segment of the Allosaccharopolyspora coralli genome:
CTCGCCCGCATCACGCTCACCGAGAACAAGGCGTGATCTCCGGCGGAGCCGCCCGCGCTCGCCCGCGAGTGACCACTTAGGCTCGCGGGCGTGGTGGGACGGCGTCGAGGTCGCAACGCGACCGGAGGGGGTTCCGGGCGCCGCACGGATCCTGGTGCCCGTGTGCGCGTCCGGATGACCGGCAAGGAACGGCGCCAGCAACTGCTCGACGTGGCGCGGGAGCTCTTCGCGGAGAAGGGCTTCGACGGCGCCTCGATCGAGGAGATCGCCCACCGCGCCGAGGTGTCCAAACCGGTCGTCTACGAACACTTCGGTGGCAAGGAAGGCATCTACGCGGTCGTCGTGGACCGCGAGATGCAGCATCTGCTGGACACGATCGTGTCCGCGTTGTCGGCTGGTCACCCGCGCGCGCTGCTGGAGCAGGCCGCGTGCGCGCTGCTGGACTACATCGAGAGCTCCACCGACGGGTTCCGGATCCTCGTCCGGGACTCGCCGGTTCCGAGTACCACCGGCACCTTCTCCAGCCTGCTCAACGACATCGCCAGCCAGGTCGAGCACATCTTCGGTCTGCAGTTCAGTGCCAAGGGCTACGATCCGAAACTCGCCCCGCTCTACAGCCAGGCACTGGTCGGGCTGGTGGCGTTGACCGGCCAGTGGTGGCTGGAGGTGCGCAAGCCGAAGAAGGACGACGTCGCCGCGCACCTGGTCAATCTCGCGTGGAACGGCCTGTCCCATCTCGAGCACGAGCCCAAGCTGCACATTCGCTGAGAGCGCATTTGGGATCTTGGGTGGGTGGTCCGGTACCGCCGCCCCAGTTCGTGCCTCGCGGCGTTGGGGTCCTCTTGAGTACCAGGCGTACGCGGCGAGAACCCCTGCCTTGCGAGGCACGAACTGAAACGCCGGAGCTCCTCACCCTGCCGCGGCTGGTCACTTGCGACCGTGCCCTACGGGCACACAAGCGAGTTCCCAAAACGCCCTCTGAGGAAAACTCCGTTGGAAAGGGGTTTGCTCGCAGGGTCGGGTGGCGGAACCTCAGCGCCCTCCTCGCTGCGGGATCGGTTTCTTGAGTAGCGGCCTACGCTGCGAAACCGCTGTCCTCGCGAGGAGGGCGCTGAGAACCCGCCGGTGGTCCGGCTGCGTACGTGGTGAAAGTGCGCGGATTCGCCTGCGTCGCCATCCGCAACGCCGTGCACGGGGTCCTGGCCGAGCACTTCGACCGCGCGGACTGGTGGAACACTCCAGGCCTCGATGCGCGGGCGGTAAGCACGGCCCGTGATGAAGAGGACAAGCTCGCCGCCCGGCTGCCGAAGGTCACCGCGGACGACGTCGTCGCTGCGCTGTCGTTCGGGTTCTGGTCATCGATGCTGGGCGGCCCGAAAGGCGCGCTCGAGCAGAACCTGTACTGGCAACGATGCCTGCACCGGGCTTTCCCCGGATGGACCCACCGGCCGAACGACGCACGAGGACGCAAGGCGTTTCTCCGCCGCATCGAGCTCCTGCGGAAGTTCCGCAACCGGGTCGCACATCACGAGCCGATCCACGCGCGTGACCTGCGCAAAGACCACGACCGCATCCTTGATGTTGCCGCGCTGATCCACCCCGATCTCGCCTCGTTCTTGCGGGGGCACAGCCGTGTGCCGGACGTACTCGCCCGTCGCACTGCTGCCGTCGAGGATGGCGTGTGCCAGTTCTGAACCGGACCAACACCTGCGCCGGTTCTCGAGAGGGCGCAGGCTGGACCCTGTGAGGTCGCGTGCCCGGCGGCGGTGTGAGCACTGCCGCCGTTCTCTGGAGAGCGGGCGCCGGGCCGACGCCCGCTTCTGCGGCGACGTCTGCCGGGCGGCGCACCGGCGAGCTGAGCAGCTGTTCGTCGAACTGATCGCCGAGGGGAAGGCAACCCGGTTCGGCTCCCCGAAGCCACCAGGAGGGGGCCAGTGCGTGCGCTGCGGCCGCGCCTGGCCGGCGTATCGACATCGCCGCTCGGACGCCCTCTATTGCAGCGCGTCCTGCCGCACGTTGGCGTGGCGTGATCGCGCAGCCGGGCGCAGACCCGTCAACAGTTGACGGCTCGACGACCGGCTGGTGATCGACACCGGCAACCCTGGGAACCCTGGAAACCCAGTGGTTTACGTGGTGGGGTCTGAGTAGCAGCCGAACAGGATCCTCCGGTAACGCCCGCTGCTGAGATCGGTGGGCCGCGCAGTACTGAGCCCGCGCCGGGTTGGCGCGGGCTCTTTGGTGTGGCTAGTGCGGTTATTGCTGGTCGCTGATCCATGCGGTCGTCTCAGCGATCGAGTCCGCGAGACCGGATGGGTTGAGCACAGCGACGTTCAGTCTGGTGTGGCCATGGCCGCTTCGGTGGCGGGACCGTCCCCGCCGACGAACTCGGCCGCGATGTCGGCGTGCTCGGCGGCATCCCGCTCGGCGAGCCACCGCTCGGCGTCGATCGCCGCGGAGCAGCCGGAGCCGGCCGCGGTAACCGCCTGACGGTAGGTCTTGTCGACCAGGTCACCGGCGGCGAACACGCCGGGAACGCTGGTGTGGGTGGTGGGTTGGCGCACCTGCACGTAACCCTCCGAGTCGACCTCGAGCTGGTCGCGGACGAGCTGGCTGCGGGGGTCGTGGCCGATGGCCACGAACATCGCGTTCACCGGCAGGTCGGAGACCTCTCCGGTGAACGTGTCCCGCACCTTCAGTCCGGACACGGTGCCGTCGCCGACCACCTCGTCGACCACCGCGTTGGTGCGCCACTTGATCTTCTCGTTCGCGCGGGCGCGTTCGAGCATGATCTTGGAGGAGCGGAACTCGTCGCGGCGGTGCACGACGGTCACCGAGCTGGCGAACCGGGTCAGGAACGTCGCTTCCTCCATCGCCGAGTCACCACCGCCGACCACGGCGATGTCCTGCTCGCGGAAGAAGAACCCGTCGCAGGTCGCGCAGGAGGACACACCGCGGCCGAGGAACTCCTCCTCGCCGGGCACGCCCACGTATCGGGGTGCGGCCCCCATGGCCAGGACGACGGCCTTGGCGCGGTACTCGACACCGTTGACCGTGACGGTCTTGATGTCGCCGGTGAGCTGCATGGCCTCGACGTCCTCGGCCCGCAGCTCCGCACCGAATCGTTCGGCCTGGGAACGCATCTGCTCCATGAGCTCGGGGCCCATGATGCCTTCGCGGAACCCGGGGTAGTTCTCCACGTCAGTCGTGTTCATCAGCTCGCCACCGAACTGGCTGCCCTCGAACACGAGAGGTTCGAGCTCCGCCCGCGCGGCGTACACCGCGGCGGTGTAGCCGGCCGGGCCGGAGCCCACGATGATCAGGTTGCGGACATCGTCGGTCACCGCGCGGCCTCCGGCACGAGCTCGGCGAGCAGGTCACGCACGCGGCGGTCGATGTCCTCGCGAATGGGGCGGACCTCCTCGACAGGTTTGCCTGCGGGATCGTCGAGTTCCCAATCCAGGTAGCGCTTGCCGGGAAACACCGGGCAGGCGTCACCGCAACCCATGGTGATCACGACATCGGCGGCTTCCACCGCGTCGAAGCTCAGCTTCTTCGGGAACTCCTGGGAGAGGTCGATGCCGAGCTCATTCATGACCTCGACGACGGCGGGGTTGACGGTGTCGGCAGGAGTGGACCCGGCGGAGCGGACGGCGACCGTGCCTTGGGCGTGGTGGTGCAGCAGTGCGGCGGCCATCTGGGACCGGCCTGCGTTGTGCACGCAGACGAACAGCACTTCGGGGGTCGAGGGCACGAGGGCTCCTTGGTTCTTGGCGATCGAGGTGAGGCGTTCGCGAGCGAAACGCGTCGCGAGGGTGGCGAGGTGGGTGTGCACCCGTGCGGTGGCGTTGAGTTGCGCGTAGGTCTCCTCCACTACCGCTCGGATGGTTTCTGGACCGAAGATCCCCTGGAACTGGGGTTGTAGGTCAGCGGTAGCGCGGTCTAAGAGTTCGGTGATGTGCGGGTCGGTCAGCCGGTATTCCTCGGCGTTGTGGGGTGACCTGGACATGGTGGCCGCCTGAGGTCGGTACGGCGGATGTTGACTCACGAGAGTGCTCGGGATTTCGACTGACTCAAATCTCCTATCGAATACTGTTGATGGGACGTCGCAACTGGATCAGGCGCAGGGTCGACGTATGGCTTGGGCGTGGTGTGCCTGCGCGGTGAGGTTGGCGATGCCGACGGTGAGGATGCTCAGTGCTTCGGGGCGCAGACGGTAGTAGGTGTAGCGGCCGCGCGGCTCGGCGGCGACGAAGCCCGCTTCACGCAGAACGCGCAGGTGGTGGCTGATGGTGGACTGTCGTGCTCCGGTGTCGTCCACCAGGTGGCAGGTGCACATCTGCTCGCGTGCGAGCAGGCGCACGATCTCCGCGCGGAGCGGATCCCCGAAGAGCTTCACGGCGGCTTCGGCGAGGTCTGGTTGCGCATCCGCAGCGTGTCCGGGAGCGTCTTCGTCAGCCCCAGCAACAGGAGACATCAACATATTTCGATATAACCACCGACCGCAGCACTGCGTCAAGGGTCGATAGAAAAGACTATAGGCGCATATGAACTGGTATTTCGCTGTTCGATGCCACGAGGAGCACCAACCGAGAAATCGCTCACATCAGCTTGGTTTGATTCATCAGTGTGTGTCGATGTAGCGTCGGCTATGTCGTGCTTCCGAAGGGAAAGGGGCCTGTGATGGCGACTGTCGAGATCTACGACCCGGCGATGTGCTGTTCGACGGGGGTGTGTGGGCCCTCGGTGGATCCGGCGCTGGCGCAGTTCTCCGCTGATGTGGACTGGCTCGGGACCGCGGGTGTGGAGGTGCACCGGTTCGGGTTGTCGTCGGAGCCGGGCAAGTTCGTGGAGAACACCGAGGTCGGCGCGCTGCTGAAGGACAAGGGTGAGGAAGCCCTGCCTGCCGTGTTCGTCGACGGTGCGCTGCGCACCACTGGGCGGTACCCGACCCGACTGGAACTGGCCGAGTGGACGGGGGCCGAGACTGAGCGCCCCGGCCTGCCGGCAGCCGAGCAGGCCGAGTCCGGTGGTGGATGCTGCGCTCCGGGAGAGTGCTGAGCATGAGCCCGTCCACTGATCAGGTCCTGGGGGGTCTGCTCCGGGGGAGCACGCCGTTCTTGTTCTTCACCGGCAAGGGCGGCGTGGGCAAGACCTCCACGGCCGCGGCCACGGCGATCGGTATGGCCGATGCCGGGCACAGCGTGCTCGTGGTCAGCACCGACCCGGCCTCCAACCTCGATGAGGTCCTGCAGACCCGAGCTGGCCGGGACCCGCGGCCGGTGCCCGGGGTGGCCGGGTTGCACGTGATGAACATCGATCCCGGTGAGGCGGCGGCGCAGTATCGGGAGAAGGTCCTCGGCCCGTACCGGGACAGCTTGCCGACCTCGGCGGTGGAGCAGATCGAGGAGCAGCTCTCCGGTGCGTGCACGGTCGAGATCGCGGCGTTCAACGAGTTCGTCGCGCTGCTGACCGATCCGGCCATCCGCGAGCGGTTCGACCACGTGGTCTTCGACACCGCCCCGACCGGACACACGCTGCGGCTTTTGAGTTTGCCCAGTGCGTGGTCGGACTTTCTGGCCACCAACCCCGGCGGTGCCTCGTGTATTGGCCCCTTGGCCGAGCTGGGCGCGCAGCAGCAGCGCTACGGCGAGGCGATGGGAGCGCTGGCCGACGCGGGCCAGACCACGCTGGCCCTGGTGACCCGACCTGAGCAGGGAGCGTTGGCGGAAGCCGGACGGGCGTCGACCGAGTTGCGTGATCTCGGCATCGACAACCAGCGATTGATCGTCAACGGCGTGTTCTCAGCCATGCGCGAGGAGGACCCACTGGCGATGGCCTGGCAGCAGCGCGGGCAGGAGGCGCTGGAGCACATGCCCGAGTCGTTGGCCGAGATCACCGTCATCGAGTCCGTGCCGTTGCTGCCTGCGTTGCCGGTCGGTGTGTCCGGCCTGCGGGCCATGTTGGATCCGACCCCGGTGGCCGAGACCGCCGCGTCGGCCAGCACACCGCTGCAGGCGGGCCTCGACACGGACCTGCACGGGCTGGTCGACGAGGTCGCGGCCAGCGGCCGCGGACTGGTGATGACGATGGGCAAGGGCGGCGTCGGCAAGACCACGATCGCCGCGGCGGTGGCCACCGAACTCGCCCGACGAGGACATCCGGTCACCCTGACCACCACTGACCCGGCCGCACATGTCGACTCGGTCGTGGGCGAGACCTCGGGTGACCTGAAGGTCACGCGGATCGACCCAGCCGCCGTAACCGCAGCGCACACCGAATCGGTGCTGGCCGAGGCAGGAGCGCACCTGGACGAGCAAGGCCGGGACCTGCTGGTCGAGGACCTGCGGTCACCGTGCACCGAGGAGATCGCGGTATTCCACGCCTTTGCCCGCACCGTGGCGGCGGCCAGTGACCGGTTCGTAGTGGTCGACACCGCCCCAACCGGGCACACGCTGTTGCTGCTGGATGCCTCGCGCAGCTACCAGCAGCAGCTGTCCCAGCAAACCGGGCAGGCGCCCCCACCGGAAGCGGTGGCACTGCTCGACCGGCTGACCGACCCGGACTACACCCGCATTCTGCTGGTGAGCCTGCCGGAGGCCACCCCGGTACACGAAGCCGCCGCCCTGCAGGGCGATCTCGCTCGGGCAGGTATCAAGCCGTTCGCCTGGGTGATCAACCAGAGCTTGGCCGCAGCGTCCCCGAGTGACCCGTTGCTGCTGGCCCGAGCCGCCTCGGAGCGGCGCTACCTGACCGAGGTCGCCACCGAGCACGCCGACCGCACCGCCGTACTGCCCTGGCGGCCGGTAGTACCAGCCGGTGCCGAGCAACTAGCGCTGCTCGCCGGCGGCAACTAACCCGAGCGGTGGCCGGTCGCCATACCGGCACCGGCCGCCGGCTTCGACTCACTCACCACAGGAGAGACGACGACGCCATGACAGTGGCCGCAATCCTGATCTTCCTCGCCACGCTCACCCTGGTGATCTGGCAACCCAAGGGCCTGGGCATCGGCTGGAGCGCGCTCGGCGGCGCCGTGGTGGCCCTGGCCACCACGGTGGTGCATTTCTCCGACGTGCCCACGGTGGTGGGCATCGTCTGGAACGCCACGCTGGCCTTCGTCGCCGTGATCCTCATTTCCCTGATCCTCGATGAGTGCGGCTTCTTCGAGTGGTCCGCGCTGCATGTGGCCCGGTGGGGCCGCGGACACGGGCGGCTGCTGTTCGTGCTCATCGTGCTGCTCGGGGCCGCGATCGCCGCGGTGTTCGCCAACGACGGCGCCGCGCTGATCCTGACCCCGATCGTCATGCAGATCATGCTCGCTCTGCGCTTCTCCCCGACAGCCTCGCTCGGCTTCGTCATGGCCACCGGGTTCATCGCTGACACCGGCAGCCTGCCGCTGGTCGTGTCCAACCTCGTCAACATCGTCTCCGCCGACTTCTTCCACATCAGCTTCGCCCGCTACGCCGCGGTCATGGTCCCGGTCGGCCTCGTCTCCGTGGCCGCCAGCCTCGCCGTGCTCCTGCTGTACTTCCGCCGCTCCATTCCGAAGACCTATGACGTGACCGCCCTGCGCCAGCCGGCGGAGGCCATCAGCGACCAGCTGACCTTCCGCACCGGGTGGGTTGTGCTTGCGTTGCTGCTGATCGGCTACTTCAGCGCCGACCCGCTGGGCGTGCCCCTGTCGGTCGTGGCTGGAGCCGGGGCGCTCATCCTCATCGCCGTCGCCGCACGCCGCCCGGCCTTCCTGTTCGCCCAGGCCGTGCGGCACCCCCAGCCCGCGACCGTGGGCGCAGGCAGTGCCGAGACCGCAGCGGAGCACCCGGCAGGCGATCCGCGCAACACAACCGACGCAGGCGACCACGCGGCAATCCCGGCAGCACCCGGCGACGACCGTCCGAGCGGGCCGCGGCGGATTCCCGTCGGCAAGGTCATCCGAGAAGCACCCTGGCAGATCGTGCTGTTCTCCATCGGCATGTACCTGGTCGTCTACGGCCTGCGCAACCAGGGCCTGACCGGTGAACTGGCCAAGCTGTTCGGGTTCTTCGCCGACCACGGGGTGCTCACCGCCGCGCTCGGCACCGGAGTCGTCGTGGCCGTGCTCTCCTCGATCATGAACAACATGCCCACGGTGCTCATCGCCGCGCTGGCCATCGGCGCCGTCGGTGCGACCGGCCTGTCGCACGAAGCGATGGTCTACGCCAACGTCATCGGCTCCGACCTCGGCCCCAAGATCACTCCCATCGGCAGCCTGGCCACCCTGCTGTGGCTGCACGTGCTCGACCGCAAGGGGATGCACATCGGCTGGGGCCGCTACTTCCGCACCGGCATCGTGCTCACCATCCCCGTCCTGCTGATCACACTGCTCGCTCTCGCCGGTTGGCTCAGCATCATCGGCACCTAACCCGGGTGCGAGGCTTGTACATCCCGGGGTAGTACGAAAGGAGAATCGCCATGCACTGCTTCGACTGCGCCGAACAGAACACCGAACGGCCCGCCGTGGCGACCTGTTCGGACTGCAGCGCGGGAGTGTGCGCCCAGCACGCCTACGTCGACCGGCGCCCCGTGGCATGTCGTATGACCGCCGGCATGGTTCCCGTGCAGCAGCCGACACGGCAGACGGCCCGCATCCTGCGCTGCCCGTCCTGCGCCCAAATCCATGCCGCCGTCGCGACCTGCGAAGCACGGGCAGGCAGGGACTGCTAGTAGCCGGCTGCTTCCGCCGCCGAGCTCCTCCAGGCCGGTGCGCTCGGCGAAGCGTTCGGCACCCCAGTTAGCGCCGATGGCGTTCTTGATGTCGCTGGCGCGGCGGGGGGTAGCGGTAGCACACGCCGAAAAAACAACGGTTAGCTAGGTTTGGCCAGGTCAGAGACGTGGTTGAGCGGCTCTGTACTCGTCGACGTTGGGGTTACCCGGTCTCGGCGTGCTGTTCGTCTGTGGTGAGGATGTCGCTCGTCAGTGATCGTGTGGCGAGCGGAGTGGTCGGTGTCGACGCGGTTTTTCTCCGAGGATGAGATTCGGCGGTTGCGGTCGTGGCCGGAGGAGATCGGGCGGAATGAGCTGATCTCCTACTTCACGTTGGGCTCGGGTGATCGAGCGTGGATACAGCGGTCTGCGCGGGGCTCGGGCAACCGGTTGGGGCTGGCGGTGCAGCTGTGCGCGTTGCCGTGGTTGGGGTTTGTGCCCGATGACGTGCCTGCTGTGCCCAGGTCGGCGTCGAACCGTCTTGCGGTGCAGTTGGGGATTGCTGTGGCCGAGCTCGATGGGTATGGCGAGCGGGAGCAGACTCGGACCGAGCATCTGCGGCTGGCTGCGGCCCGGTTGGGGTGGCGCACGGCCGGCGCGGTGGAGTGGAAGGAGCTGGATGAGTTCCTGCTGGCGCGTGCGGTCGAGCATGATGCGCCCAGCGTGTTGTTTCGGCTGGGCTGCGAGTACTTGAGCTCGCAGAAGGTGGTCCGGCCCGGTGCGATCTCGTTGATGGAGCGCATTGCCACGGTTCGCAAGGACGCGGTCGCCGAGGTGTATGCGCGGGTCGAGCCGCTGTTGGATGAGCACCTGCGCGGTGAGCTGGACGGGCTGCTGGCCGTCGAGCAGGGCATGAGCATCTCGCGGTTGGCGTGGCTGCATCGCGGGGCGACGACGGCCTCGCCGATGGCGATCCGCGGGGAACTGGACAAGCTGCGCTACCTGCGCGGGATCGACGCTCACGCGCTGGACTTGTCGAGCCTGCCGGACGCGCGCCGTCGGCGGCTGGCTTCGGTGGGCCGGCGGGCGACGAATCAGGCTCTGGCCCGTCGGGATATCGACAAGCGGTATCCGGTGCTGCTGGCCACGGCCGCCGAATGCGCCGTGGAGGTGCTCGACGAGCTCGTTTCCATGTTCGACCAGGCCTTGTCCAATATGGAAAACCGGGCTCGCCGCAAGCTCGACGAACACCTGGCGCAGCGGGCGCGGGCCTCGGAAGGTCGGTTGACGCTGCTGGACGAGATGCTGGCCGTGGCCACCGACCTGGACAACGTGCCCGATGCCGCGGTCGGGGCGAAGTTGCGCAGCGGGATCGGAATGGAGCGGCTGCGCGCTGCCCGGCGGGATCCGAAAGACCGGCTACCGCGTGATCACGGGCATCTGGCCATGGTTGATGCCAGCTTCACCTATCTGCGCGAGTTCGCCCCGCACGTCATTGGCGCGCTGACCTTCGCCGCCTCGACCGAGGCCCAGTCCCTGGCCGAGGCGGTGACGATCCTGCGCGAGCTCTACGCCCGCGGTGGCCGCAAGGTCCCCGACGACGCGCCAACGGCCTTCGTGCCGACCCGATGGCGGGACTATCTCGACCGTGCGGCGAAGAGTGGGAACAGCACCGCATATCGGCATTACTGGGAGTTGGCCACCCTGTTGGGGCTGCGGGATGCTCTGCGCTCGGGCGATATCTGGGTGCCGGGCTCGCGCCGGTATGCCGACCCGACCACGCTGCTGCTGCCGGCCGAGCAGTGGCCCACGTGGCGCCACGAGTACTGCGCCCTGGTGCAGGCACCTGCTGAGGCCAACACCGCCTTGGAGCAGGCCGGGGAGCAGTTGCAGGCCACGCTGACGGAACTGGAGTCGGTCCTGGCCGCCGGGGACGGACCGGTGCGGATGAGCGAGACCGGCGAGCTGACCGTCAACCGGCTCTCGGCCGAGGCAGTCCCCGAGGAGGTGGAGAAACTCCGGTTGGACCTGGTGGAGCTGTTGCCGCGGCCGCAGCTGACCGAGCTGCTCATCGAGGTCGACCGGTGGTCGGCCTGGTCGGATCAGCTCACCCACGCCGGCGGTAAAACCCACCGCGAAGCCCAGCTGCGCCGCAACCTCTACGCCGCGATCCTGGCCCAGGCCTGCAATTTCGGACCGATCGCGATGGCCGAGGCCTCCGGGATCTCGGAGGAGACGCTGCGCTGGACCACCGAGTGGTACCTGCGCGAGGACACCCTGCGGGAGGCCAACGCGGCCATCGTGGGCCACCATCACGAGCTGCCGCTGGCCTCGGTGTGGGGTGGCGGCACCATGTCCTCCAGCGATGGGCAGCGGTTTCCGATGCGGGGCAAGTCGCTGACCGCGCGGGCGATGAGCCGCTACTTCGTCGACGAAGGCGTGGCCACCTACACCCACGTCTCCGATCAGCACACCACCTATGGCACCAAGGTCATCCCGGTCACCGACCGCGAAGCCGTCTACGTGCTCGACGAGATCCTCGGCAACACCACCGACCTGCCCATCACCGAACACGCCACCGACACCGCCGGGCAAACCCTGACGGTGTTCGCGCTATTCGCCTTGACCGGCTTCACCCTGTCCCCGCGCATCCGCGACCTGGGCGGCATTACCCTGCACCGGCTCGGCACCCGCAAAGAGACCACCAGCGCGTTTCCGAACGCGGGCAGTCTGCTGACCGGCACGATCGACACAGCGCTGATCCGTAGCCAGTGGGACGAGATGCTGCGGCTGGCCGCCAGCCTCAAATACGGCCACGCCACCGCCTCCCTCGCGGTGTCCAAGCTGCACGCTTCCTCGCGGCGCTCGGCGCTGGCCCAAGCACTGGTCGAGTACGGCAAGCTGCAACGCACGATCTATGCGCTGCGGTATCTGGCCGACGAGGCCTACCGGC
Coding sequences within it:
- a CDS encoding DUF2180 family protein, giving the protein MHCFDCAEQNTERPAVATCSDCSAGVCAQHAYVDRRPVACRMTAGMVPVQQPTRQTARILRCPSCAQIHAAVATCEARAGRDC
- a CDS encoding arsenate reductase ArsC, which codes for MSRSPHNAEEYRLTDPHITELLDRATADLQPQFQGIFGPETIRAVVEETYAQLNATARVHTHLATLATRFARERLTSIAKNQGALVPSTPEVLFVCVHNAGRSQMAAALLHHHAQGTVAVRSAGSTPADTVNPAVVEVMNELGIDLSQEFPKKLSFDAVEAADVVITMGCGDACPVFPGKRYLDWELDDPAGKPVEEVRPIREDIDRRVRDLLAELVPEAAR
- a CDS encoding Tn3 family transposase produces the protein MSTRFFSEDEIRRLRSWPEEIGRNELISYFTLGSGDRAWIQRSARGSGNRLGLAVQLCALPWLGFVPDDVPAVPRSASNRLAVQLGIAVAELDGYGEREQTRTEHLRLAAARLGWRTAGAVEWKELDEFLLARAVEHDAPSVLFRLGCEYLSSQKVVRPGAISLMERIATVRKDAVAEVYARVEPLLDEHLRGELDGLLAVEQGMSISRLAWLHRGATTASPMAIRGELDKLRYLRGIDAHALDLSSLPDARRRRLASVGRRATNQALARRDIDKRYPVLLATAAECAVEVLDELVSMFDQALSNMENRARRKLDEHLAQRARASEGRLTLLDEMLAVATDLDNVPDAAVGAKLRSGIGMERLRAARRDPKDRLPRDHGHLAMVDASFTYLREFAPHVIGALTFAASTEAQSLAEAVTILRELYARGGRKVPDDAPTAFVPTRWRDYLDRAAKSGNSTAYRHYWELATLLGLRDALRSGDIWVPGSRRYADPTTLLLPAEQWPTWRHEYCALVQAPAEANTALEQAGEQLQATLTELESVLAAGDGPVRMSETGELTVNRLSAEAVPEEVEKLRLDLVELLPRPQLTELLIEVDRWSAWSDQLTHAGGKTHREAQLRRNLYAAILAQACNFGPIAMAEASGISEETLRWTTEWYLREDTLREANAAIVGHHHELPLASVWGGGTMSSSDGQRFPMRGKSLTARAMSRYFVDEGVATYTHVSDQHTTYGTKVIPVTDREAVYVLDEILGNTTDLPITEHATDTAGQTLTVFALFALTGFTLSPRIRDLGGITLHRLGTRKETTSAFPNAGSLLTGTIDTALIRSQWDEMLRLAASLKYGHATASLAVSKLHASSRRSALAQALVEYGKLQRTIYALRYLADEAYRRRITRQLNKGESLHSLRRDLFFAHEGTVRRRHHEQQTEQALCLSLVTNAVITWNTAYLELALERLSQRRGRIDRDLLTHVSPALMEHVNPYGTYEFPIEAEYARSGYRPLRSPSDTV
- the arsA gene encoding arsenical pump-driving ATPase, which gives rise to MSPSTDQVLGGLLRGSTPFLFFTGKGGVGKTSTAAATAIGMADAGHSVLVVSTDPASNLDEVLQTRAGRDPRPVPGVAGLHVMNIDPGEAAAQYREKVLGPYRDSLPTSAVEQIEEQLSGACTVEIAAFNEFVALLTDPAIRERFDHVVFDTAPTGHTLRLLSLPSAWSDFLATNPGGASCIGPLAELGAQQQRYGEAMGALADAGQTTLALVTRPEQGALAEAGRASTELRDLGIDNQRLIVNGVFSAMREEDPLAMAWQQRGQEALEHMPESLAEITVIESVPLLPALPVGVSGLRAMLDPTPVAETAASASTPLQAGLDTDLHGLVDEVAASGRGLVMTMGKGGVGKTTIAAAVATELARRGHPVTLTTTDPAAHVDSVVGETSGDLKVTRIDPAAVTAAHTESVLAEAGAHLDEQGRDLLVEDLRSPCTEEIAVFHAFARTVAAASDRFVVVDTAPTGHTLLLLDASRSYQQQLSQQTGQAPPPEAVALLDRLTDPDYTRILLVSLPEATPVHEAAALQGDLARAGIKPFAWVINQSLAAASPSDPLLLARAASERRYLTEVATEHADRTAVLPWRPVVPAGAEQLALLAGGN
- the trxB gene encoding thioredoxin-disulfide reductase; protein product: MTDDVRNLIIVGSGPAGYTAAVYAARAELEPLVFEGSQFGGELMNTTDVENYPGFREGIMGPELMEQMRSQAERFGAELRAEDVEAMQLTGDIKTVTVNGVEYRAKAVVLAMGAAPRYVGVPGEEEFLGRGVSSCATCDGFFFREQDIAVVGGGDSAMEEATFLTRFASSVTVVHRRDEFRSSKIMLERARANEKIKWRTNAVVDEVVGDGTVSGLKVRDTFTGEVSDLPVNAMFVAIGHDPRSQLVRDQLEVDSEGYVQVRQPTTHTSVPGVFAAGDLVDKTYRQAVTAAGSGCSAAIDAERWLAERDAAEHADIAAEFVGGDGPATEAAMATPD
- a CDS encoding TetR/AcrR family transcriptional regulator encodes the protein MTGKERRQQLLDVARELFAEKGFDGASIEEIAHRAEVSKPVVYEHFGGKEGIYAVVVDREMQHLLDTIVSALSAGHPRALLEQAACALLDYIESSTDGFRILVRDSPVPSTTGTFSSLLNDIASQVEHIFGLQFSAKGYDPKLAPLYSQALVGLVALTGQWWLEVRKPKKDDVAAHLVNLAWNGLSHLEHEPKLHIR
- a CDS encoding ArsR/SmtB family transcription factor, with the translated sequence MSPVAGADEDAPGHAADAQPDLAEAAVKLFGDPLRAEIVRLLAREQMCTCHLVDDTGARQSTISHHLRVLREAGFVAAEPRGRYTYYRLRPEALSILTVGIANLTAQAHHAQAIRRPCA
- the arsD gene encoding arsenite efflux transporter metallochaperone ArsD — translated: MATVEIYDPAMCCSTGVCGPSVDPALAQFSADVDWLGTAGVEVHRFGLSSEPGKFVENTEVGALLKDKGEEALPAVFVDGALRTTGRYPTRLELAEWTGAETERPGLPAAEQAESGGGCCAPGEC
- a CDS encoding arsenic transporter, encoding MTVAAILIFLATLTLVIWQPKGLGIGWSALGGAVVALATTVVHFSDVPTVVGIVWNATLAFVAVILISLILDECGFFEWSALHVARWGRGHGRLLFVLIVLLGAAIAAVFANDGAALILTPIVMQIMLALRFSPTASLGFVMATGFIADTGSLPLVVSNLVNIVSADFFHISFARYAAVMVPVGLVSVAASLAVLLLYFRRSIPKTYDVTALRQPAEAISDQLTFRTGWVVLALLLIGYFSADPLGVPLSVVAGAGALILIAVAARRPAFLFAQAVRHPQPATVGAGSAETAAEHPAGDPRNTTDAGDHAAIPAAPGDDRPSGPRRIPVGKVIREAPWQIVLFSIGMYLVVYGLRNQGLTGELAKLFGFFADHGVLTAALGTGVVVAVLSSIMNNMPTVLIAALAIGAVGATGLSHEAMVYANVIGSDLGPKITPIGSLATLLWLHVLDRKGMHIGWGRYFRTGIVLTIPVLLITLLALAGWLSIIGT